One stretch of Punica granatum isolate Tunisia-2019 chromosome 5, ASM765513v2, whole genome shotgun sequence DNA includes these proteins:
- the LOC116208779 gene encoding early nodulin-75-like produces MSSSFKPLLALLLGVVLLTTTIVDADHPQHPKDHGHKPPHKHHPGRLLLEYEEDDPKPIPEHKPDPEHDKPPYGGHHPGHILVEEVEDGRKPIPEHKPLKHEVKPGKGKGEKPPPEHKPPHGHIFAEEVEEKDRRKGEKPPPKHKPPHGHNLAEEVEEMDKRKGEKPPPKHKPPHGHNLAEEVKEMDKHKGEKPPPKHKPPHGHLLAEEVEEMDKRKGEKPPPKHKPPRGHNLAEEVEAMDEHKGEKPPPKHKPPHGHNLAEEVEEMDKRKGEKPPPKHKPPHGHMLAEEVEEMDNRKGEKPPPKHKPPHGHNLAEEVDEVDNRKGEKPPPKHKPPHGHMLAEEAEELDKRKGEKPSPKHKPPHGHNLAEEVEHMDKPKGKGEKPPPKHKPRHGHLLAEEVEDAYKPPRKLKPPTPEMKPKGPPHKPPPQTSN; encoded by the exons ATGTCTTCATCTTTCAAGCCCTTGCTGGCTTTGCTCCTTGGTGTGGTGCTTCTCACCACCACCATTGTCGATGCCGATCACCCCCAGCACCCTAAAGATCATGGCCACAAGCCACCCCACAAGCACCACCCGGGGAGGCTTCTACTCGAGTATGAGGAAGATGATCCCAAGCCAATCCCCGAACACAAACCGGATCCGGAACATGACAAGCCTCCATATGGTGGCCACCACCCCGGTCACATTCTTGTAGAAGAGGTTGAAGATGGCCGCAAGCCAATCCCAGAGCACAAGCCGCTGAAACATGAGGTGAAGCCGGGAAAAG gtaAGGGAGAGAAGCCACCACCGGAGCACAAACCACCACATGGTCACATCTTTGCCGAGGAGGTCGAGGAGAAGGACAGGCGCAAGGGCGAGAAGCCTCCCCCTAAGCACAAGCCCCCACATGGTCACAATCTTGCTGAGGAGGTCGAGGAGATGGACAAGCGCAAGGGTGAAAAGCCTCCACCAAAACACAAGCCCCCACACGGTCACAATCTTGCTGAAGAGGTCAAGGAGATGGACAAGCACAAGGGGGAGAAGCCACCACCGAAGCACAAGCCCCCACATGGTCACTTACTTGCCGAGGAGGTAGAGGAGATGGACAAACGCAAAGGCGAGAAGCCACCACCGAAGCACAAGCCCCCACGTGGTCACAACCTAGCTGAGGAGGTCGAGGCGATGGATGAGCACAAGGGTGAGAAGCCACCACCAAAACACAAGCCTCCACACGGTCACAACCTTGCTGAGGAGGTTGAGGAGATGGACAAACGCAAGGGTGAGAAGCCTCCACCAAAGCACAAGCCACCACATGGTCACATGCTTGCCGAGGAGGTTGAGGAGATGGACAATCGCAAGGGTGAGAAGCCACCACCAAAGCACAAGCCTCCACATGGTCACAACCTTGCTGAGGAGGTCGACGAGGTTGACAATCGTAAGGGTGAGAAGCCTCCGCCTAAGCACAAGCCCCCACATGGTCACATGTTGGCTGAGGAGGCTGAGGAGTTGGACAAGCGCAAGGGTGAGAAGCCATCACCAAAGCACAAGCCTCCACATGGTCACAACCTTGCCGAGGAGGTCGAGCATATGGACAAGCCCAAGGGTAAGGGCGAGAAGCCTCCGCCAAAGCACAAGCCACGACATGGTCACCTCCTCGCAGAAGAAGTTGAAGATGCATACAAGCCCCCTCGCAAATTGAAGCCACCAACCCCTGAAATGAAGCCAAAGGGTCCTCCTCACAAACCCCCCCCACAAACCTCCAACTGA